A region from the Gossypium hirsutum isolate 1008001.06 chromosome A08, Gossypium_hirsutum_v2.1, whole genome shotgun sequence genome encodes:
- the LOC107896074 gene encoding E3 ubiquitin-protein ligase hel2 — protein MDDSCAVCAETLEWVAYGACGHRDVCSNCVARLRFICNNRRCCICKTESDVIFVTKFLGDYTSLVNDFSVLPYDVREGRMGSYWYHEDTQAFFDDVDHYKMIKAMCKLSCTVCDKMEDRSNDGMKRRVQFRNIEQLKNHLIHRHRRAMCSLCLAGRKVFICEQKLYTRAQVNQHINTGNSEVDGTESERGGFMGHPKCVFCNTPFYGESELYSHMSIEHYTCHICQRRHPGHNKYYKNYDDLEIHFRRDHYLCEDEVCLAKKFIVFRSVADLKRHNTNEHGGHMFRARCNTALQIPTSSQHHQNNEDNRYGRGRTVRRQPSDNDYQLSMAIKASLGTANVPSASSTVQVVSAYGDTNDVHPFESLSTIDLESSSRYLQALGAGSRGAPFQASSFPPLPIVPSTSRQKSKQGLEDNTKQAHLPCHKNKNKKSFSLVQAWVMQASNSSSQITKTTNIAAVASPIKGKGVAELSYTSSSHAQAQTQSTTADILTESGSGMSSGNVSRISHSSSAPNHANGGYPESEPLVSGFPPVCGAQRHKHSSSSRVLRIVEEVHMTNKYLAEQMMRCS, from the exons ATGGACGACAGCTGTGCTGTGTGTGCTGAAACTTTAGAATGGGTTGCCTACGGCGCCTGCGGTCACCGGGACGTCTGCTCCAACTGCGTCGCTCGTCTCCGCTTCATCTGCAACAATCGCCGCTGCTGCATCTGCAAGACTGAGTCCGATGTCATCTTCGTCACTAAG TTTTTAGGGGATTACACGAGCTTGGTCAATGACTTCTCTGTATTGCCATATGATGTAAGAGAAGGACGGATGGGTTCGTACTGGTACCATGAGGATACGCAAGCCTTTTTCGATGATGTTGATCACTACAAAATGATCAAGGCAATGTGCAAGCTTTCATGTACTGTATGTGACAAGATGGAGGATCGATCAAATGATGGGATGAAGCGACGGGTGCAGTTTAGGAACATTGAACAGTTGAAAAATCATTTGATTCATAGGCATAGACGGGCTATGTGCAGCCTATGTTTGGCAGGACGGAAG GTGTTTATATGTGAACAAAAACTATATACAAGAGCACAGGTGAATCAACATATAAACACAGGTAACTCTGAGGTGGATGGGACCGAGAGTGAGAGAGGTGGATTCATGGGGCATCCAAAGTGTGTGTTCTGCAACACCCCATTCTATGGGGAAAGTGAGTTATACTCCCACATGTCCATAGAGcattatacatgtcatatatgtCAAAG GCGGCATCCAGGACATAATAAATATTACAAGAATTATGATGATCTCGAG ATCCATTTTCGCCGAGATCATTACCTATGTGAGGATGAGGTTTGCCTTGCCAAAAAGTTTATTGTCTTTCGGTCTGTAGCTGACCTAAAG AGGCATAATACCAATGAACATGGAGGTCACATGTTTCGTGCACGGTGTAATACTGCTTTACAA ATACCGACCAGCTCTCAACATCATCAAAATAATGAAGATAATCGTTATGGAAGGGGGCGAACGGTTCGACGTCAACCATCTGATAATGACTATCAACTTTCAATGGCCATTAAGGCAAGTTTGGGGACAGCCAATGTGCCCTCAGCGTCATCTACTGTGCAGGTTGTCTCTGCTTATGGGGACACAAATGATGTTCATCCTTTTGAATCATTATCTACAATAGATCTCGAATCATCTTCAAGATATCTTCAAGCATTGGGGGCAGGCTCTAGGGGTGCACCTTTTCAAGCATCTTCTTTTCCTCCACTTCCCATTGTTCCCAGCACCAGTCGACAAAAATCTAAACAGGGCTTAGAAGATAACACCAAGCAAGCTCATCTACCATGCCATAAGAACAAGAATAAAAAGTCATTTAGTTTAGTTCAGGCATGGGTCATGCAAGCATCAAATAGTTCAAGTCAAATTACTAAAACAACAAATATTGCAGCCGTGGCATCACCTATTAAAGGTAAGGGAGTTGCAGAATTGAGCTATACAAGTTCAAGTCATGCACAGGCTCAGACTCAATCGACAACAGCAGATATATTAACAGAATCTGGTTCTGGAATGAGCTCAGGCAATGTAAGTAGGATTAGCCACTCTTCATCAGCTCCAAATCATGCTAATGGTGGATACCCTGAGTCAGAACCATTGGTTTCTGGGTTTCCTCCGGTTTGTGGAGCACAAAGGCACAAGCATTCTTCAAGCAGCCGGGTTCTGAGGATTGTAGAAGAAGTTCATATGACCAACAAATATTTAGCTGAACAGATGATGAGATGCTCTTGA